In Amphiura filiformis chromosome 2, Afil_fr2py, whole genome shotgun sequence, one DNA window encodes the following:
- the LOC140146387 gene encoding uncharacterized protein has translation MGSYRASLLFIVLLLYISKNVSGHNESDINTLNELKDSSELPFFKYFFQGPPGTDGRDGQDGKDGRDGRDGRDGHDGAPGIQGNPAPACAVTETIGRQGPQGDPGRDGQAGSNGQPGQIGPQGIPGKVGPPGLRGLSGPEGPPGSPGAPGIDAANPVISGAIYIRWGKSSCPSTADMVYNGFAGGEHYTNQGGGSNYLCLPSTPEYDDEYQAGLNSIGGFMYIAEYETDTFPPIASKHDHDVPCAVCQANNRAILLMIPAKKTCPSGWVQEYYGYLMTAHHSHHRTEFVCMDRFPESLSRGSSGNQNGALFYPVEGRCSPAMACPPYEDGRELSCVVCTK, from the exons ATGGGGAGTTATCGTGCATCGTTGCTATTCATTGTTTTGCTGTTATACATTTCGAAAAATGTTTCAG GTCATAATGAATCAGACATCAATACCCTAAACGAATTGAAGGATTCCTCAGAACTTCCTTTTTTCAAGTATTTCTTCCAGGGTCCACCTGGAACAGATGGCCGTGATGGTCAGGACGGAAAAGATGGTCGTGATGGTCGGGACGGAAGAGATGGACATG ATGGAGCACCAGGCATTCAGGGCAATCCTGCACCAGCATGCGCAGTTACAGAAACAATAGGACGCCAAGGCCCACAAGGAGATCCAGGAAGAG ATGGTCAAGCGGGCTCTAATGGTCAGCCGGGACAAATTGGCCCTCAGGGAATACCCGGAAAAGTAGGGCCACCGGGTTTAAGAGGATTATCCGGCCCAGAGGGGCCACCCGGCTCGCCTGGGGCCCCTGGTATCGACGCTGCCAATCCGGTTATTTCTGGCGCAATTTATATCAGATGGGGAAAATCATCATGtccttctactgctgatatggtgtatAACG GTTTTGCTGGTGGGGAGCACTACACTAATCAAGGCGGCGGTTCTAACTACCTTTGCCTTCCATCAACACCGGAATATGATGATGAATACCAAGCAGGACTTAACAGCATTGGAGGGTTCATGTACATTGCTGAATATGAGACAGACACCTTCCCGCCGATAGCATCAAAACACGACCACGATGTTCCATGTGCGGTTTGTCAGGCAAACAATCGAGCTATTCTACTCATGATTCCAGCTAAGAAGACGTGCCCATCTGGTTGGGTCCAAGAGTACTACGGCTACCTAATGACGGCGCATCACAGtcatcacagaacagaatttgtTTGCATGGATCGTTTCCCAGAAAGCTTATCACGTGGCAGTAGCGGCAATCAGAATGGTGCTTTGTTTTACCCAGTTGAAGGGAGGTGTAGTCCGGCTATGGCGTGTCCTCCATATGAAGATGGTCGTGAACTTTCGTGTGTTGTTTGTacgaaataa